CCCGAGTTTGTACGTATGCCGAACACTCCTGAAGCAATGCAGGATGTTGCAGAGGAGTTTGAGGCTATGTATGGGTTTCCGCAGCTATTAGGGTGTATTGATGGAACTTTAGTCAAAATCCAGACCCCCACCCAGGATGAGCATATATTCGTTGATCGAAAAGGCAACCACTCTATCAACTGTCAAATCATTTGCGATTCCCATATGAGAATATTGGATGTTGTGGCCAGATGGCCAGGTAGTGTGCACGACGGCGGTATTTTTGAGGTGTCCCAGATGAAGCATCGTTTTGACAATCATGTTTTTGGAGACTACAAGTTGCTCGGTATGTGTGGGTTTATCATATTGCTGATTGTTTCCTGCGCATTGAATACTAACTTCAGTTTCTTCGTTCCAGTCCGATTTCCCGGCGGTGCTACAATACAGGCCAAAAAATGTGGACCCTGATAATTTTCAGAACAATATCAAAGTAATTTTCTAAACGTCTCAGAAAAGTAATGAAGAACGAACTTTTGTCAACTTTATGCTGCAAATCAAGGAAAAGTGAGCTGAGAATCTAAAGAATCATCCGATTAAAGGGCTTATCAACAGCTTTACTCACGATTAGAGCCACCGGCAAACCCCATGAAGCTCAAAAAGCCTGTGAATTGTATTCAGCCTGAAAATTTCTTCCCCCTCTTTGTTCATATCTATTAACCGTTTTTTATTGTTCCTTCAAAagtttcaaccaaaaattttaataagtcatattttataaaaattacatACAAGGAGACATTCTCAGGTAACCTTGCTTATTGGTGATCAGAAAGAAGTGAAAGTGCATCAAATTATGTCATTCATATGAAGTTTAACAAAAGTAATAAATTCACTGAACTCCTTTACAGCAGAAATCTTCCACATAGTTAGGTACTTGCTACTGTTCTCCTTATATAAGTATATCATTATCAGGTTTCATGTGTTCTAGGTGACTCTGGATATCGACTATCACGGTACCTTCTAACCATATATCGCCCTGCTATTACTGCATCCCAACAAATCTACAATCAGTTGCATAAGTCGACGCGATGTGTCGTCGAAAGGTGTGTAGGATTACTGAAAGGACGGTGGAGATGCCTGCACAGTACTGGTGGTAATCTCATCTATACTCCAGGAAAAGTAAGTTTACCATGATACTGTAATGATACAGATGACCTCTCATTAGGACAGCCAAGGGTCTTTTCTTGAAATAGAAGCTCAATTGTGCCACTAAAAGAACCACTAACTATTATCAAATTGAATACATTTAGACACCCAACTCTCTCTTACATGAATTCCCCCCGAAAAATTGGGCATTTACCTTTAAGACAGTGCAAAAGTAAGGAGATATCCCTAAAACGAAGTGAAACCGGCCGAGATCTCCATGCCATGTGAagtttttggcaatttttatctttttccatAAGTAATCATTTTATCCGCACCAGAGAATGGTCCAAATGAGCTGGCCATTTTAAAGGAACTACTTAGGTTCTTGTTTACGCACCCATATTGAAGCGGTCAGATTAAAAAGTCAACATGTTCTGTGTCACGAATGAAGGAAAAAgctgtttaaaatgaaaccatcAGATGGAATTGCATGATTAATGATAATTATGCCTTTGTAAGATTGCTAGCATTCTTGACCCCCGACGGTGCAATGAGGTGCGCATAACTCAATCTCCGTCAAATTTCAGAATGACATCTGCTTTACCTATTTTGATTCTAATCTTGATTCCAAATCCTTTCAGAATTTAGTGTCTTGGAAGAATAGATCAATTACATTTCAATAGATGCCTATGGAAAATCATTTTCAGGTTTGCAGAATGTTCTTGGCTTGCAGCATTCTTCACAACATTTGCTTCATGACTGAAGATGGTGGACTTGAAGATATTGATGAAGATCTTATAATAATTGACGACGTAGATGAGCAAGTAAATAATGCATTGCCTGCTGGCGTGGCGCATGATTTGAGGAACAACTTTTTAAATGCACATCCTGCTTTCCATCCTGCCTTCTataatttgtgaattttcttatcaatgtgagtatttttttattcctgttcTTTGCCCCCTTTTCTTCACTTGGTGTTTAGTCAAACATTTGTATAAGTAGTAGAGAGCAAAAGAGCCTTTCTACAATGACCATGGGCCCCACCCAGTTCCCAAGGAAGATCTTTCCTGTGGAAGTGGATAGAAGCTGAAGGAACTGAGTTGCATGTCTAAACCTGAGGTATGATGAAAAGATGTTTTGACATGATTATCTCAGATCACTGCTAGTTTCGGGtgaatttggtcattttttcacagttgagggcaaaatttgaagaattgaaaTGTTTCTTGAGAGTTTTTGCTTTCTTCAAAAGATATTACTGTGAACGGTTGACTTGGCCAGTTGCAAATCCAGCCAACATTGCTTGCAGGTTATGATCAGTCTTTGTAAAATGACGAGGATTTTGCCTCCTGACATGGAGATCCAGGATTACATGTCTGTCAGCCACTATTATCTACCTACATTTTATGCTGCATTCTTggattctaaaaaaattcttcaCAACAAAGTGGAACAACTTAATCTATTCAGCAAGTAAATATACACACATCAGTGATTAGTCAATGTTTGATAAATTTGAAACATTCCCATGCATTGCTAAATCTCTCAAATGCTGTTTTGTTGCTGTAAGAATTAACATCGGTTTCATTAGATTCCAGCAAAGCAGGAAAACACCGTCATAATCTGCATCTCAGTATATTACGCTGAGGGTGCAATTATCATCGCGACTTGGACATCCTATTCATCTGTATGTTAGTAATCAATTAGTCTCGGATTAGAGTAGGCTCCTTGTTAACGAAAATGTTCTTGAAGATGAAGGTTTCTGGAACCTCTGTTTGTAAGGATTTTTTCCCAGAGATCACTTATTTGAACATCTtctaaatcggatttttttcagGTAACCTAAGATTTCCATGGACAACAAAAAAAAGGATTCATAACTCGGTTTTCAAGCCTATAAATCACCTGCGGCAGTTAAAGAAGcagacccaagaaatgctcaaggcaacagagatggatttctggcaaagatcggctggaatctcaaGGAGAGAATGTGTCAGGACTCAGGAATAAACAGGTCTGAGAAATAATGGGTGTTGAGAGGATGATTGTGCACAATaacatgaccaagcaattggtatggtatggacatgtgtagagaatggctgataccaggttgcgtAGGCGatggagagggcgtccagccaaacggtgggtagagggcatctgtgaagagatggagagatgccagctcccgggggatctctaccatgacagattcctgtggcgggtaggcgttGCAGAGCGCCCTAGCAGGCCGTAAAAGTGGCTCTTACATATACACTTAcctaaaaatttctgaaaatttggctgCTCCACAACATGATTTTTGACCACTTCCTTCACAGACACTGACACTGGTCAGGAAACGTTTTTCAATTGTGAGGTATTTTTGCACGTTGAAGGGCAAAAATTTAACTTGCAACCAAATGATGCAGCTTCTCGTGCAATGTCATGTATGGAACAGCCAGGCACTCCATCGCTAAGTCTCAGGTGCCAACAACTTATTATGAATCTCCAAAATCCTACTTTCTGTACAAAATATGAAGGGATGAGAGGGTGAAAGAGAGGACTAATCACCATATTTCATTATTATCACTACATTTTACGATTTTGCCGTATCAGCCGAGATGTACCTATCAGGTGATCATGGGTcctatttgttaaaatttgtttgtcttTCTTTATTCCTGTACTCCAAGTTTAAAAGTGGGGCTGAGAATTTGTCACCCATTAAAGCTGCACTGGTTTCACTTGCCCTGAATCCAGTTCTGCCAATGACTTTTATAATGTTCTTTCAGCACTGTATTTTTATTCGTCAAGTATGGTAATTGAAACCATCCACAAAAAGATACAAAATAAATTGTCAGTTACAGtagtttcaaatttaaaaaattcagtttcaaaatgTGGAGTCCGTAATATTTAgcttgtttttttccttttacagATTTGGAAACTGCAAAACCGAATGAATACGTACGTGAACGTTCGCTGAAGCAGGCATTTTATTACACATGAAGTTAACTTATGTCCAAAGGAAAATGCAGAAAGTGACAGGATGAATGAATCGCGAATGGTCATTGGAAAAGGTTtgtcatgaaaatttgaatactGAATGGTTGAAATCCAGAGATGAACAAAGTCATGAATTATGAAATCTATGACATGAATTATAAACATTGAACGTTTATCATTGAAAAATCTCAGACTTTGTTGCTACCTGTTGATTGTAGTTTTAGAAGGCTTTCAGTTGGAATTATAATGTTGTTTGTTTTAAGCATTGTTTTAAGAATATGGCATGATGCTTgtcaacttcaaaaaattaaattgattgtCACATTTGGTACGTAATATTGAGAGCTAAGAAAagtgcaagaaaaaaaacacgcttGTGTATACTTGATGAAATAACGTCAATATAATTTAAACAGGTTACAAACCGTTGACATGACATCGGTTCGAATGTACAAGAACAAAAGCAGATGACCAACTTATGCAATTACTACATGGTACACGAATTAATGGAGCACAACTAGATTCTTGTTCAAGAAActtacaataaaaatttcaagaggcgACGAGGCCATCATGACTGATCTATCTCGTAATTGAGGAACTCTACTTCTGGAAGCAGAATAACCACCTAAATAACCTTTTTTGAACTGTCAGATAAAATGAATCTAGACTAAGAAATAATAGCAGCAATGCACAATAACAGTCTTGCTAAATTGCATGTTTGAAACATCACTACAAGAAAATGAATCAATACTTGTCCaaatgaaaactgaaataataatgaaaatatggTACATAATACTGAAAGCTCTCACAAATTCAGGAACTGAtaaatattattaaactaaAACAAATCATGTCCTTGAAGTTTGAACATGATAAAAGCAACAGCTATGTATGAAGGTTTGACtgtacaaaagagaaaaaagaagaaaaatggatgACTAAGTTCATTTTCATACTGAGCAAATATAATGCAAGTATAACATGGTAAGAGGCAATAGATTGATTTAGTGGCTATGTCACttgatataatatcgaacccttggttcaaatgtaaacaaacacagaaccttgtttctAAACCACGCCAGGGTAGTAATATGCGTCCAATTGTTCCttacaatcgaaagttctcgAGTTTAATGAGTATTTACTTGGTCtatgaccggtcaatgactaaatgttaataaattaatacaattaactcatgaagaattcgcaCATGAGGATTtattagtttgttttggtttggaCCAAGAATTCGATaatatatcgaatgacgtagtcacaaAATCAGTGTATGAGGTAGGACTAGATTCTTgttcaataaatttaaaaagaaaattctaagagATGATTAGGTCATCGTAATTGATGCACCTCATTATCTATTTAGGTAAGTCTTTCTGTTGAAAGTAATACTCTTCTTTGGCAAATAAAATGATTCtggattaaaaaataatagCGGCAACAAACAATAATAgcctttcatttttcatcagcATAAACCTATTGacagaaaaagtagaaaaaaaagagaaaaactaatAAAGAAAACATTCTTATTAAAGATTGAACAcagatcaaaaattaaattggatgTTGGAAACATCACtgcaagaaaatgaattaatactCGTCCAAATAAAAAGcgaaataataatgaaaatctGGTACATAATACTGGAAGCTCTCACAAATGCAGGAACTAATAAATATTCTTAAACTTAAGTCTTTCTGTAAAAATAATTCTCTTCTTTGGCAAATCAAATGATTctggacaaaaaaattaatagtggAAACCCACAATAATAGCCTTTGACAGGAatagtgaaaataaaaaaacaaaaaaccactGTTACTGAGGCCCGTGAAAAGTCAGGAATAAATACAttagataaattttaaattgttaaagCGAGTAGAAGGAATATGAGAACCTACTAAATATCCGAACGGAAATTGACAGTGCTCATAACTTAATTATAAATAGGTGCTGCGATCTGGAGGCAAAACGAGAgatgtagaaaaaaataagagactATTGACGTGTGTACTGAAAGTGAGCTATTTTAGATAATGTGAAAGATGTTGATATTGTTGGTGTtgttaaattattgaaaactttAATAGTTGTGATAGTATTAAATTGTCACATGTACCTATTGAAACTCTGATGATGACCACCCGGTTGAAAAGCTTTCGTAGTTAAATGAACGAACAAGAAAGCATATAATGCCTTGGTTCTTAAAATAACTCACAATAAATAATGGCACTGTTCAACCACAActctataaaaataaatacatcttGGGAGAAATAAATATGTGTTGCAGTCCAACcatgaaatcaggcattttgtcaaatgcctaggcagatagtcaaatgtTCTTAcgtagattgaaattttgattcttttgcTAATCTTAGACAAAGTAATTCATTCCTCTCGTAAGAAAGATATTTCCATTCAAATTTGCATCACAGAATAGCATTTGAAACAGGTTTTAGCTCCTGAacaaacatttttcttgaattttgcagCATGTCATGGAACACaggattcttcaaaattttgacgtataaataattataaatgaGGAGTGTTCGAAGAGGAAGGAACATGGAGAGCTCGTAGATTTGGTGAGTCGTTCgtttccaaaatattaaaaactcgTAAGGTTTTTAtcataaattcaaacaaaaattgtgaaccgtcaaaatttgattatttgcccAGACATTTGATAAAGTGCCTGATTTGACAAATTGTCTGTGACACATACAAGTCAAATGCGATGAGGGAAAAATCTCATCCATCAAAATCATTCTTTAAGGCAATTTTTTGGCAAATGTGAAAGAAGCagtttgaaacaaaattaataCCTGTAGCTCTAATAAATGGCTGTCAACATGAGAAGGGACAAAAGCCATGAGAAACTGCAGGAGGGCTGAAGTGGAACTGGAGCACTTATTTTAGAAGACCACGAGACAAAACAGAGCATACATTAGGGAAGCATATGGCTTAAATGGACCATTAGGCAAGgaacaaatttcagcattctgatacttgtttcgtaacgaaaatttcacgtagaacatgatgcgcacaacaaaagtcaccaaaatcaactcataacgaagatatttaatgtttcttgatgtgtgaattcaaaccacctgctcatgaaaactcaatgctctacgtgattcacattgcgcgctaaatgttatcatgacagtctttgcaatataaaaatctggcaacctcaatcttgacactttggctcagctgtagcaaattgcctgtattttaaaaaatacatggtgggaaatgaactttgctcggttgagaagcttgctgaaacggttgtagtgcgcaatttgactcacgtagagctttgagtttcttgtcagcgggcagttcaaattcctcgtaaccaatgtgaaataaaaatgttaatatcttcgttaggagtttgtttcagtgattttcgttgtgtgaatcgtgttctttgtgaaattctggttaagaaacatgtatcagattacttaaattcgcaccttgtctagtggtccatcacGAAGAGATGGAAAATAGgtggaaaaaaagataaaagcaAAAGAGAAGATTTCAGATGAGATTGTAGAGAGAGCAAAAGCAAGCagcaaaatttgatggtaaCAGTttcaaatcaaagaaaatggCAAGGTCTGCAGGATAAGATATACctagggtgttccaaaagtttTGCACATTTCCAAGTTTTAAGCAAAGGAAAGCAGCTATCAATTTGTGGTTTACGTGTGCTTAAAGTAGACACAATTACCAAAGAAACTAGACCAAGAACAACTCTCTTGTTCTTGGTCTTGTGTCATTGGTAATCGTGTCTACTTTAAGCACACTTAAACCGCAAATTGGTAGCTGCTTTCGTTTGCTCAAAACTCGAAAatgtgcaaaactttttgaacaccctatgtaCTACACAGAACTTAGAAGGAAACTTAGAGTGAAGGTCCGAAGAAAGTCTGAATGGTCAGATCGACTGTCTCATTCAGGCGTCTCAACTCTGCCAGTTGTTGTTGGCGGAGCAATTGGTTTGCTGTCACCCTTCTCTCTCGTGCCTCCTCCAGTCGCAATCTCTTCTCTGCAATCTCAACCTCTCTCTCTCGCAATTTTAGCTTTCGCTCCTCGTTCTCTAACTTCTTAGTATGAAATGCCTTTTGATCCTCCAAAATAAGGCCAGTCAGCCTATTCAACTCCTCCTGCTGCTCAGCAATTAGTTTAGCAGTCACCCGTTCCTCCTTTCGGCGTGCTGTTCTTTCCCTCCTTCTCATGTTCCGTGGAATGTTTGACAGGGGCCGCGATGCAGGTAAAGACGTCGTGCCAGCAACATTTCGTCCTGACACTCTTCCGCTCGATGTACTTGCGGTGGCAGCTGTTGGTCCTGCAGGTGGAGGACCCTCCAGGCTGGTTCCTTGCCTAGACGCCA
The genomic region above belongs to Bemisia tabaci chromosome 8, PGI_BMITA_v3 and contains:
- the LOC109043781 gene encoding putative nuclease HARBI1, with protein sequence MPNTPEAMQDVAEEFEAMYGFPQLLGCIDGTLVKIQTPTQDEHIFVDRKGNHSINCQIICDSHMRILDVVARWPGSVHDGGIFEVSQMKHRFDNHVFGDYKLLGDSGYRLSRYLLTIYRPAITASQQIYNQLHKSTRCVVERCVGLLKGRWRCLHSTGGNLIYTPGKVCRMFLACSILHNICFMTEDGGLEDIDEDLIIIDDVDEQVNNALPAGVAHDLRNNFLNAHPAFHPAFYNL